The proteins below come from a single Caenibius sp. WL genomic window:
- a CDS encoding DUF2924 domain-containing protein, which yields MMALEDQIAAIEGMSARERKAEWHRRIGTIAPPAFGSGLLARALAHELQTKAMGALSKADIKRIKTLGSGKGSTPATDLKPGTWLSRTWHGEVHQVVVLENGFEYRGALYTSLSEIARYITGTQWSGPRFFGLKSPRLGKLVVSANGQ from the coding sequence ATGATGGCCCTCGAAGATCAGATTGCTGCTATCGAGGGAATGTCTGCAAGGGAGCGTAAAGCCGAATGGCATCGCCGGATTGGTACTATTGCTCCTCCTGCATTCGGCTCGGGCCTGTTGGCCCGGGCCCTCGCCCATGAATTGCAAACCAAAGCCATGGGCGCGTTGAGCAAGGCGGATATCAAGCGGATCAAAACGCTGGGATCGGGAAAGGGAAGCACACCGGCAACCGACCTGAAACCCGGAACCTGGCTGTCACGCACATGGCATGGCGAAGTTCATCAGGTCGTGGTGCTGGAGAATGGGTTCGAATATCGGGGAGCCCTCTACACGTCGCTGAGCGAGATTGCCCGGTACATCACGGGCACCCAATGGTCAGGCCCGCGCTTCTTTGGCCTGAAGAGTCCCCGCCTCGGCAAACTCGTGGTGAGCGCCAATGGCCAGTAG
- a CDS encoding DUF3489 domain-containing protein yields MTTPAKPKIKATNTAKRPRRMVRDPNPTVAKSAPAVDVVKTEAPATPTSQSQRKSTLALELLQRPDGATLDQLVEATGWLPHSTRAALTGLKKKGYILASEKPTDGPRIYRVTGKVAESA; encoded by the coding sequence ATGACCACGCCAGCCAAGCCAAAGATTAAAGCCACGAACACTGCCAAGCGTCCACGCCGAATGGTTCGCGACCCAAATCCGACAGTTGCGAAGTCAGCTCCCGCTGTGGATGTCGTAAAAACGGAAGCGCCGGCAACACCCACATCGCAGTCCCAGCGCAAATCCACTCTGGCACTGGAATTGTTGCAGCGCCCGGACGGCGCCACCCTAGACCAACTGGTGGAAGCTACTGGCTGGCTGCCGCACTCGACACGGGCGGCTCTCACCGGTCTGAAGAAGAAGGGCTACATCCTGGCCAGCGAGAAGCCGACAGATGGTCCACGTATCTATCGGGTTACGGGCAAGGTCGCGGAATCCGCATGA
- a CDS encoding DUF1937 family protein, protein MTEIVYLACPYSHPSMDVRLSRFEASAHAAADLIHRGKFVYSPITMTHPIDLVMVEEGETMGSDYWCDFDEAFMRVCSEMIILTIPGWRESRGIAREARFFRDAGKPVRYIVPTSSGYVLADQSEDEATAENT, encoded by the coding sequence ATGACCGAAATCGTATATCTCGCCTGCCCATACTCTCATCCAAGCATGGACGTGCGCCTGTCCCGATTTGAGGCGTCAGCGCATGCAGCGGCTGACCTGATTCATCGGGGCAAATTCGTGTACAGCCCGATCACTATGACCCACCCGATCGATCTCGTGATGGTAGAAGAGGGCGAAACAATGGGGTCAGACTATTGGTGCGACTTCGATGAGGCATTCATGCGGGTGTGCAGCGAGATGATCATTCTCACCATTCCCGGATGGCGCGAGAGCCGCGGAATAGCGCGTGAAGCGCGCTTCTTTCGAGACGCGGGCAAGCCCGTGCGATACATTGTGCCAACCTCATCAGGTTATGTCCTAGCCGATCAGTCGGAGGATGAGGCCACTGCCGAGAACACCTAA
- a CDS encoding DUF6088 family protein produces MRGPTTDLKAQILDRVTATPAVVWTPIDFLDLGVRAAVDKVLQRLAKNDSIARLDRGLYYLPQKDSLTGRIGMPDIRAVIDAVGRRDQARLLIDEATAANDLGFTTAAPSQVVVLTDARLRSIHLGNQAIRFKQAAPSKLFWAGRPAMRIVQALHWLQDMIQAGQAREATNRLRELVRGQALREDLRDGLPTLPIWMQNYLRGMLDETDPALPLPLAKPSPRSLADARQRQPIGSARTKRSD; encoded by the coding sequence ATGCGTGGGCCGACCACCGATCTCAAAGCGCAAATCTTAGACCGGGTGACGGCGACGCCAGCAGTTGTGTGGACGCCTATCGACTTTCTCGACCTTGGCGTGCGCGCCGCCGTCGACAAGGTGCTGCAGCGCTTAGCCAAAAATGACAGTATCGCACGACTTGACCGCGGCCTATATTATCTGCCGCAGAAGGACAGCCTGACAGGCCGGATCGGCATGCCTGACATCCGCGCGGTCATCGACGCGGTGGGTCGGCGCGATCAAGCACGCCTGCTAATCGATGAGGCGACGGCGGCGAACGATCTCGGTTTCACGACTGCCGCCCCGTCCCAGGTCGTAGTGCTTACCGACGCGCGCCTACGATCGATCCATCTCGGTAATCAGGCAATCCGTTTCAAGCAGGCAGCTCCGAGCAAACTCTTCTGGGCGGGCCGGCCTGCAATGCGCATTGTCCAAGCACTGCACTGGCTGCAGGACATGATTCAGGCCGGCCAAGCCCGGGAGGCGACCAACAGGTTGCGCGAACTTGTACGTGGACAGGCGTTGCGCGAGGATCTACGCGACGGGCTGCCCACGTTGCCAATCTGGATGCAGAACTATCTGCGTGGCATGCTAGACGAGACCGATCCGGCGTTGCCGCTTCCGCTCGCAAAACCATCCCCACGTTCACTCGCCGATGCACGGCAGCGCCAGCCAATAGGATCGGCGCGTACGAAACGTTCAGACTAA